The DNA sequence CGCGAAGCCGTTAGACAAAACTTCAACTTAACAACTGCTGCCAAGGCGCTTTTCACTTCTCAACCGGGCGTATCTAAGGCCATCATCGAATTGGAAGACGAGTTAGGCGTAGAAATCTTTCGCCGTCACGGCAAGCGCATACGATCCCTTACAGAGCCTGGGAAACGGATTTTGAGCTCGATCGAGCGCATCCTAGACGAGGTGGAGACATTAAAACGAGTGGGTAAAGATTTTGCTAGTCAAGATCAAGGCAGCTTTGTAATAGCCACCACCCATACACAAGCGCGTTATGCCCTACCCAAAGTGCTGACTGAATTTACTAAACGCTTTCCGAAGGTAAAGGTCAGTATTCAGCAAGGCAGCCCAGGTCAAATCGCGGAGTTACTTACACATGATCGCGCAGACATTGCCATCGCGACCGAAGGCATTGCAAACACTCCGGGTGTACTCGCCCTGCCAGGCTATCAGTGGCATCACGTACTGATGGTACCGCTCAGCCACCCCCTTCTCAACCAAGCAACACTAACGCTCGAAGAGATCGCTAAGTACCCCATCATTACCTATGACAAGGCTTTCGCGGGTCGCAGCAAGATTGATGCAGCCTTTGCACAAAGAAATATCACGCCCGACATTATTTTGGAAGCGATTGATGCTGACGTGATTAAGACTTATGTTGAGACAGGTATGGGCATCGGCATTGTTGCGGGTCATGCGTATGACCCTGATCGAGATCGCAATTTGAAAGTCATTCCTGCGGGACACTTATTTGGCAATAACGTAACCCATCTGGGAGTAAAGCAAGGAGCCTACCTACGCTCTTTTGTATACACCTTCATCGAACTCTTCTCACCCACTCTTACAAAGAAGATTGTTGAGCAAGCGATGTCAAACGAAAGCGAAACGTACGAGATCTAACCAGGTGCATTTTCGCAATGAAATCTACTAATTAGAGCACTCAAAGATAGATCAGTCTTTGAGTGGTGCCTCGGATGATCACCAAAAATAGAAGAGTATTCCATCCTTTTTAACTGGTTTTTTCCAACACCAATTAAGCAAAATACAAGATCACAGAAATAACTCTATGCTCAAAAATGCCTTAAATATTCTCTTTCTAATGATTTCAACCTTGGG is a window from the Polynucleobacter sp. MWH-Aus1W21 genome containing:
- a CDS encoding CysB family HTH-type transcriptional regulator, whose amino-acid sequence is MNLHQFRFVREAVRQNFNLTTAAKALFTSQPGVSKAIIELEDELGVEIFRRHGKRIRSLTEPGKRILSSIERILDEVETLKRVGKDFASQDQGSFVIATTHTQARYALPKVLTEFTKRFPKVKVSIQQGSPGQIAELLTHDRADIAIATEGIANTPGVLALPGYQWHHVLMVPLSHPLLNQATLTLEEIAKYPIITYDKAFAGRSKIDAAFAQRNITPDIILEAIDADVIKTYVETGMGIGIVAGHAYDPDRDRNLKVIPAGHLFGNNVTHLGVKQGAYLRSFVYTFIELFSPTLTKKIVEQAMSNESETYEI